In Pongo abelii isolate AG06213 chromosome X, NHGRI_mPonAbe1-v2.0_pri, whole genome shotgun sequence, one DNA window encodes the following:
- the LOC112130772 gene encoding divergent paired-related homeobox-like: MFTEKLLEDLNIFFNENLYPNPSLQWASKIDIHPTVLEFWFENHRAKLKKAKCEHIQQKQETQQPSIPEGEVKTSAGLRNTDTLLRFPSAVHPIGLVYMNLWAPSFQLILYPNLKVPTNDFPGQKIVHFGFCQDPNIYCL; this comes from the coding sequence ATGTTCACTGAGAAGCTACTGGAAGATTTGAACATCTTTTTCAATGAGAACCTATACCCAAACCCCAGCCTTCAGTGGGCTTCGAAAATTGACATACATCCAACAGTACTGGAGTTCTGGTTCGAGAACCACAGAGCAAAACTTAAGAAAGCAAAATGCGAGCATATTCAGCAAAAACAAGAAACTCAACAACCATCAATACCAGAGGGTGAAGTCAAGACCAGTGCTGGCCTGAGAAATACAGACACGCTACTCAGATTCCCCAGTGCTGTTCATCCTATCGGCCTGGTGTATATGAATCTTTGGGCACCCTCATTCCAACTCATTCTGTACCCTAACCTTAAGGTCCCTACAAATGACTTCCCTGGCCAAAAAATAGTCCATTTTGGCTTCTGCCAAGATCCTAACATATACTGCCTCTAG